Proteins found in one Drosophila innubila isolate TH190305 chromosome X, UK_Dinn_1.0, whole genome shotgun sequence genomic segment:
- the LOC117794162 gene encoding A-kinase anchor protein 1, mitochondrial, producing the protein MVSGRPLLYLSLPGVAFILGVFWFRRRNKNRVDKNDDDANGKAVKESAESTMITQRKVTQNGKLPTVHGNGTVSKSMNISGSGNTGGGSSNSAEDKESPNSMLYGKSAPITIQSNGRASPGNKQQQQIDSEMLKSKIQDAEHKKLCSIDEDFENLSSPRDLPDSINNRVSFYNNRKSNPKAVEPVVIKATRTPKISPENSFLESKYTKLENEQNNNCEEIKKEETTTTAITSPEVSNQKQIQSTSVVEQQQDPKQMKQLEEQTKITDLDADGNQKRNVDAASPSLSICSVQSGDSGKGSSLPRSEATTRVKTTYEFYFPNSLIGQLYGRKRSFINQIKAKTLANVALSKTRYSTSKLRICTIEGTDNEIDAALAMIRQRLPARRYPNFTMQRIHYALPQTVVPLSTESLHNLQLKLIEGINNDVVVSAVLSGNHVFVQHPLHPSHPSLHALQKAMFDSYTNMEAPQLPGIEISAVCVMPINGIWYRVQIVDIDSEDEERCLVNFLDFGGYMNVSFNLLRQIRTDFMALPFQSTECILSNIEPIDGTWSVDAADILNKLTKGIVLQAQVAGYNSHNIPEIYLFASLGPNNVIFINKELVARNLAKWVEMRD; encoded by the exons ATGGTATCCGGTCGTCCTCTACTCTATTTGTCACTGCCCGGTGTAGCATTTATACTCGGCGTCTTTTGGTTTCGGCgtagaaataaaaatcgtGTAGACAAAAACGATGACGATGCCAATGGAAAAGCAGTTAAAGAATCGGCGGAATCGACAATGATAACACAGCGTAAAGTCACtcaaaatggcaaattgcCCACTGTGCATGGTAATGGAACTGTCAGCAAATCGATGAATATAAGCGGAAGCGGAAACACCGGAGGAGGATCATCGAATAGTGCCGAAGATAAGGAGAGTCCCAATTCGATGCTGTATGGTAAATCGGCACCGATAACAATCCAAAGCAATGGACGCGCATCTCCAGggaataaacaacaacagcaaattgaTTCGGAAATGTTAAAATCCAAGATACAAGATGCCGAACACAAGAAACTCTGCTCAATCGATGAAGATTTTGAGAATTTGTCATCGCCCCGGGATTTGCCCGATTCGATAAATAATCGCGTATCGTTCTACAACAATCGCAAATCGAATCCAAAGGCTGTGGAACCTGTGGTGATTAAGGCCACGCGTACACCCAAAATCTCACCAGAGAATTCATTTCTAGAGAGCAAATACACGAAATTGGAGAATGAGCAGAATAATAATTGTGAGGAGATCAAAAAGGaggagacaacaacaacagctattACTTCGCCAGAAGTATCGAATCAGAAACAGATACAATCCACAAGTGTTGTGGAACAGCAACAGGATCCAAAACAGATGAAACAGCTTGAGGAGCAAACAAAGATTACGGATTTGGATGCGGATGGCAATCAGAAGCGTAATGTGGATGCGGCAAGTCCATCGTTGAGCATTTGCAGTGTACAATCGGGTGATTCCGGCAAGGGATCCAGCTTGCCACGCTCCGAGGCAACGACTCGGGTCAAGACCACATATGAATTCTATTTTCCCAATAGTCTAATCGGTCAATTATATGGCCGCAAACGTTCGTTTATCAATCAAATCAAGGCGAAAACATTGGCAAATGTTGCACTGAGCAAGACACGTTATTCCACATCGAAATTGCGCATCTGTACCATTGAGGGCACCGATAATGAAATTGATGCAGCCCTGGCAATGATCCGGCAACGCTTGCCAGCCAGACGCTATCCAAATTTCACAATGCAACGCATCCATTATGCGCTACCGCAAACCGTAGTTCCTCTTTCGACTGAAAGCCTCCATAACCTCCAA CTAAAACTGATCGAGGGCATCAATAACGATGTGGTTGTCAGCGCCGTGTTATCGGGCAATCATGTGTTCGTGCAGCATCCGCTGCATCCGTCGCATCCCTCGCTGCACGCACTGCAGAAAGCGATGTTCGATAGTTACACCAACATGGAGGCTCCACAATTGCCGGGTATCGAGATCAGCGCCGTCTGTGTGATGCCGATAAATGGCATTTGGTATCGCGTGCAGATTGTCGATATCGATAGCGAGGATGAGGAGCGCTGTCTGGTCAACTTTTTGGACTTTGGCGGCTACATGAATGTcagctttaatttattgcGTCAAATTCGCACAGATTTTATGGCGCTGCCCTTCCAATCCACTGAATGCATACTGTCCAACATCGAGCCAATTG ATGGTACCTGGTCGGTCGATGCGGCCGATATCCTTAACAAACTAACCAAAGGCATTGTCTTGCAAGCACAAGTCGCCGGctacaacagccacaacataccagaaatctatttatttgcttCTCTAGGTCCAAAT aatgtaatttttatcaataaggAACTGGTCGCCAGAAATCTCGCCAAATGGGTGGAGATGCGTGACTAA
- the LOC117794163 gene encoding histone H4 transcription factor → MLRQASKKKKAAELQLPCGWRDCQVICEGEWLLNSHIAEHLEQDEQKEQEEEECVCTWSDCDFQTNCREEFERHSYYHGYYLNLLLHGKLECDRHPEIPSCYGAARNGNKLPELTQNFLCGWSDCNRSFVSIVEFQDHIVQHASFEYEIQKSPDDERPKTQCNWHLCHRQLENRYRLLEHISTHCNKKSVACFHCGELFRTKTTLFDHLRRQPDNNTQKFQCAQCFKFFATEKLLRGHVVRHVNCYKCTMCDMTCSSASSLTTHIRYRHLKDKPFKCSECDTRCVRISDLAKHVEIVHSKMVHQCDQPGCQYSVRTYTQMRRHYLEVHGNNPIFYACHCCERFFKSGKSLSVHLIRKHGFRLPSGHKRFTYRLDENGFYRLETTRLESLEVTQQVLSPQIKHETDLNNSGAGSCYEIVNPIGNEFERIIVSNDANEAHLVGEVTISLPGFTDTDP, encoded by the exons atgttGAGACAAGCgtcgaaaaagaaaaaagcggCCGAATTGCAGCTACCCTGCGGCTGGCGCGACTGTCAGGTGATATGCGAGGGGGAATGGTTGCTCAATAGCCACATTGCCGAGCATTTGGAGCAGGATGAACAGAAGGAgcaggaagaggaagagtgCGTCTGCACTTGGAGCGATTGCGATTTCCAAACAAATTGCCGCGAGGAATTTGAACGGCATAGCTATTATCATGGGTATTATTTAAATCTGCTTCTGCACGGCAAGCTGGAGTGCGATCGTCATCCGGAGATTCCCAGCTGTTATGGAGCAGCACGCAATGGCAACAAGTTGCCAGAGTTGACACAGAATTTCCTGTGTGGCTGGAGCGATTGCAATCGCTCGTTTGTGTCCATTGTGGAGTTCCAGGATCACATTGTGCAGCATGCCTCATTTGAGTATGAGATTCAAAAGTCACCGGATGATGAGCGTCCGAAGACACAGTGCAACTGGCATCTGTGCCACAGGCAGCTGGAGAACCGTTACCGTCTCCTCGAGCACATCAGCACACATTGCAACAAGAAGAGTGTCGCTTGTTTCCATTGCGGCGAACTCTTTCGCACCAAGACGACGCTCTTCGATCATCTGCGGCGACAGCCGGACAACAACA CACAAAAGTTCCAGTGTGCACAGTGCTTCAAGTTCTTTGCCACGGAAAAGCTCTTGCGGGGTCATGTAGTGCGACATGTCAACTGCTACAAATGCACCATGTGCGACATGACCTGCAGCTCGGCCAGCTCACTGACGACCCACATTCGGTATCGCCATCTGAAGGATAAACCCTTCAAGTGCAGTGAGTGCGATACCAGGTGTGTGAGGATCTCGGATCTGGCCAAACATGTGGAGATTGTCCACTCCAAGATGGTGCATCAATGCGATCAACCCGGCTGTCAGTATTCTGTGCGCACCTACACTCAAATGCGTCGG CATTATCTGGAGGTGCATGGGAACAATCCGATCTTCTATGCCTGCCATTGCTGTGAGCGGTTCTTCAAGAGCGGCAAATCGCTCTCCGTGCACCTGATTAGGAAGCATGGTTTTCGGTTGCCATCGGGTCACAAACGGTTCACATATCGCCTGGATGAGAACGGTTTTTATCGCTTGGAGACGACACGCCTGGAGAGTTTGGAGGTGACCCAACAGGTGCTCTCTCCGCAAATCAAACATGAGACTGATCTTAACAATTCCGGAGCGGGAAGTTGCTATGAGATTGTGAATCCCATTGGCAACGAATTCGAGCGTATTATTGTTTCCAATGATGCCAACGAGGCGCATTTGGTGGGTGAGGTGACCATCTCATTGCCAGGATTCACTGACACCGATCCCTGA
- the LOC117783373 gene encoding FACT complex subunit SSRP1, with protein sequence MESPISTPATKDFQVAGISRSGRVRKKSSKLLDFESPEEIEKRTKRPGRQPARYPGRGRPPNALREREPELVLAFDDIGDDEEHNNISDMEEEQDTEQEEQEQTTQAILGAALMNSDDEVDTLVQDLVEGVEAEASYSNDSRVRQSLYMREKTTKRKVIKEAKVQRKDKGKVRYTAYSLWAREVRKRDFPDLDFASAARRLSELWANVSNKEKNNWRRKAKIQATKDRRTRERNATDMVNMAQHGTAASHGMAMTLGNGQGSGTGTAAVASDATFVNRATTSRTKKLAAERRQLPDQLANTATPTTWAQSRQKQPRNSNSRLKTPAAAAGEAGKSGVMDLEQMNVKGATQPSSIEAIDAAAHLKLLGESLTVIGERLKEHNGHVALSGSLSVLLDSLLCSMGPLLCMTTQIPGLENKKQLSTNLATTLDNIAYVMPGL encoded by the exons ATGGAATCTCCAATATCAACTCCAGCTACAAAAG ATTTTCAAGTTGCTGGCATATCGCGGAGTGGACGAGTACGGAAAAAGTCATCGAAATTATTGGACTTCGAGTCGCCGGAGGAGATTGAAAAGCGTACCAAACGACCGGGAAGACAACCAGCCCGTTATCCCGGACGTGGTCGACCGCCAAATGCACTGCGCGAACGTGAACCGGAATTGGTTTTAGCCTTTGACGATATCGGTGACGATGAGGAGCACAATAACATCTCCGATatggaggaggagcaggataCGGaacaggaggagcaggagcagacaACACAGGCCATTCTGGGTGCCGCCTTAATGAACTCGGACGATGAGGTGGACACACTGGTGCAGGATCTGGTCGAGGGCGTGGAGGCGGAGGCTTCCTATTCAAACGATTCCCGTGTACGTCAAAGTCTCTACATGCGTGAAAAGACCACCAAACGTAAAGTAATCAAGGAAGCCAAAGTGCAGCGGAAGGACAAGGGCAAGGTCCGTTACACCGCCTACAGCCTGTGGGCGCGGGAGGTGCGAAAGCGGGACTTTCCCGATTTGG atttCGCCAGTGCGGCACGACGTCTGAGTGAACTGTGGGCGAACGTGTCCAACAAGGAGAAGAACAATTGGCGGCGCAAGGCCAAGATTCAAGCGACAAAGGACAGGCGGACACGCGAAAGGAACGCCACAGACATGGTGAACATGGCACAACATGGCACAGCAGCGTCACATGGCATGGCCATGACCCTGGGCAATGGACAGGGatcaggaacaggaacagctGCCGTTGCCAGCGATGCGACCTTTGTGAATCGGGCGACAACGAGTCGCACCAAGAAACTGGCCGCTGAACGGCGGCAGCTGCCGGATCAACTGGCAAacacagccacgcccacaacctGGGCACAGAGCAGACAGAAGCAGCCGAGGAACAGCAACAGTCGCCTCAAGAcgcctgcagcagcagcaggagaagCTGGCAAATCTGGTGTGATGGATCTGGAGCAGATGAACGTTAAAGGAGCAACTCAACCATCCAGTATTGAGGCAATTGATGCAGCTGCTCATCTCAAGCTGCTCGGTGAGAGTCTGACGGTGATTGGAGAACGTCTTAAGGAGCACAATGGACATGTCGCACTCTCCGGCAGTCTGTCCGTGCTGTTGGACAGTCTGCTGTGCTCCATGGGACCGCTGCTCTGTATGACAACGCAAATACCCGGACTGGAGAACAAAAAGCAGCTGAGCACAAATCTGGCAACGACACTGGATAACATTGCCTACGTAATGCCGGGTCTTTAA
- the LOC117794164 gene encoding 60S ribosomal protein L36, which yields MAVRYELCIGLNRGHKTTKVKNVKYTGDKKVKGLRGSRLKNIQTRHTKFTRDLVREVVGHAPYEKRTMELLKVSKDKRALKFLKRRLGTHIRAKRKREELSNILTQLRKAQTHAK from the exons ATGGCAGTCCGTTATGAGCTGTGTATTGGTCTTAACCGAGGCCACAAGACCACCAAAGTCAAGAATGTTAAGTACACCGGCGACAAGAAGGTCAAGGGTCTGCGTGGCAGCCGTTTGAAGAAT ATTCAAACCCGCCACACCAAATTCACCCGCGATTTGGTACGCGAGGTGGTTGGACATGCTCCCTATGAGAAGCGCACCATGGAATTGCTGAAGGTGTCCAAGGATAAGCGTGCTCTCAAGTTCCTTAAGCGTCGTCTGGGCACACACATCCGTGCCAAGAGGAAGCGCGAGGAATTGTCCAACATTCTCACTCAGCTCAGGAAGGCTCAGACTCATGCCAAGTAA